In Numidum massiliense, a single genomic region encodes these proteins:
- a CDS encoding YwaF family protein — protein MEDMFDIQVNHPFNAYGPSHLVALSIFVAAVVLLFACRRWFQQGERHTYGRLVLAVVLIVSELSLNVWFAWTGSFKIRDVLPLELCTVSLYVCVVMLLFRSRAVFQIVYFTGIGGALQALLTPALDYAFPHFRFWQFFIAHGAIILAVMYMVWVEKHRPTLKSVAVTMGFLNVLAAFVWVVDVLTDRNYMFLLRKPDTASLLDVLGPYPWYILALEGIALLTFLLLYVPFALAARWGRKVPREVPSATYRPD, from the coding sequence ATGGAAGATATGTTTGATATACAAGTTAATCATCCATTTAACGCCTACGGTCCGTCCCATTTGGTCGCACTCTCGATTTTTGTCGCGGCGGTCGTCCTCTTGTTCGCATGCCGCAGGTGGTTTCAGCAAGGAGAGCGGCACACCTATGGGCGGTTGGTGCTCGCTGTCGTGCTCATTGTTAGCGAACTGTCGCTGAACGTCTGGTTCGCGTGGACCGGTAGTTTCAAAATTCGCGACGTGCTTCCGTTGGAATTGTGCACCGTGTCGCTATATGTATGTGTCGTTATGCTTCTCTTTAGAAGCAGGGCAGTGTTCCAGATCGTATACTTTACCGGGATTGGCGGGGCGCTACAGGCGTTGCTTACACCAGCACTCGACTATGCGTTTCCCCATTTTCGCTTTTGGCAATTTTTTATCGCACACGGCGCGATCATTTTAGCGGTTATGTATATGGTATGGGTGGAGAAGCACCGCCCAACGTTAAAATCAGTTGCGGTGACGATGGGTTTTTTGAACGTGCTCGCTGCCTTTGTTTGGGTCGTCGACGTGTTAACGGATCGGAATTACATGTTTTTGCTGCGCAAACCGGATACGGCTTCGCTGTTGGACGTGTTGGGGCCGTACCCGTGGTATATTCTCGCCTTGGAAGGCATCGCCTTGCTTACCTTTTTGCTGCTGTATGTGCCGTTTGCCTTGGCCGCGCGATGGGGTCGAAAAGTGCCGCGTGAGGTACCGTCGGCAACGTATCGCCCGGATTAG